The region TATGGTTTATACCCAAAGATAGAAAACTTCAATTAAATTATTCTTAATAAAAATCTAAATTAATTGATAAATATTTGTTAAAGACTTTATATTTTGATCTAATATTATTGATTATTTATAATTTTAACAAAAACACTTGCAATGAAAAAATCAATAACTACCAAAAACCCTTACACTGGGCAGGTTTTAAAAGAATACCAATATCATTCAAAAAATGATATCGAAAATATTTTAAATACTTCGGATAAAACATTTGAAAATTGGAAAAAAACCGACATAAAGCATCGTACAGATTTATTGCAAAATTTAGCAAACTTACTAGAGCAACATAAAGAAAAGTATGCTAAACTTATGATGGAAGAAATGGGAAAACCAATTACGCAAGGTATAGCAGAAGTTGAAAAATGTGCTAAGCTTTGTGATTTTTACATTGCTAATGCTGACCATTTTTTAGCAGACCAAATCATTGAAACTGAAGCTAAAGAGAGTTTTATTAGTTACGATCCGCTTGGCGTTATATTATCCATAATGCCTTGGAATTACCCCTTATGGCAAGTCTTTAGATTTGCTGTACCTACATTAACTGCTGGTAATGTAGGACTACTTAAACATGCTTCAAACACAACTGGATCAGCTTTAGAAATTGAAAACATTTTTATTGAAGCAGGTTATCCTAAAGGTTGTTTTCAAACCTTATTAACCGATCATGAAACCATAGAGTCAATAATAGGTAATAAAATTATTAAAGCTGTTACACTTACAGGAAGTGAAAAGGCAGGAAGAAGCATTGCTGAAGTTGCAGGTAAAAATCTTAAAAAAACAGTTTTGGAATTAGGCGGAAATAATGCCTGTATTATTTTAGACGATGCTAACCTTGATAAATACATAGATACAATTGTAAAAGCAAGAATGCAAAACAATGGACAAAGTTGTATTGCTGCAAAACGATTTATTGTAACTGAAAACATCTATGATGAATTCTTAGAAATGTTTACTAAAAAAATTGAAGGTTTAACAATAGGTAATCCAGATAGTAAGGATACCTATATTAGTGTAATGGCTAAACAAGGTTTGGCAGAAGAACTAGAAAATCAGGTTAAAAAATCATTAGAAAAAGGGGCTGTAATCCACTACGGAAACGAAAGAAAAAACGCTTACTACCAACCAACAATCATTACCAACGTAACTTCAAATATGCCTATATTTGAAGAAGAAACCTTTGGGCCAGTTGCAGCGGTAATTAAAGTCAAAGATAAACAGGAGGCTTTTAAAACCGCAGCTAATTCTAGATTTGGATTAGGCACAATGGTATTTTCAGAAAACATCAAAGAAATTTATGATGACATAAGTAATGTTCCAGATGGCGCATTATTTATCAACGAAATGGTAAAATCAGACCCAAGATTACCCTTTGGTGGAACTAAAGCATCTGGTTACGGTCGTGAATTATCCAAAGAAGGAATCTTAGAATTTGTAAACATCAAAACAGTATACATTAACAAATAAATTAACCAAAAATAACTAAACAATATGAGCTTAATTAAAGACGAAGATGAAAAAAGAAGAGATTACATTTTACAAAAAGACAAAACAACAAAACGAACTGGAGGTTTTGTAGCAGTCATGTTAATCATACTCACATCAGCTGTTATAATTTCAGGATTGGTATTTAAATGGTTTTAATTTCATTTGAAACAATCTTTTTTGTAAATTGTATGGTGACTTTTTAATTAAAACATATTATTATGAAAGCAAAAATTATATTATTCATAGCATTGTTTTTATGTCTTTCATGTAATGACAAAAAAGAAAATATTTCAGAAGAAAAAGAAAATACTTATACAGAACAAAAAACCACTAAAAAATTCCCTCTTGAAGGTGCTTGGGAGCTAGTAAGTTTTTATAATTATGTAGATGATAAAGTCAAAGACTCGTCCTTTACAGATCCAAATCAAAGACAAATAAAGCTCTACACGAAAGAAAAGTTTATGTGGAGTAAAAAAAGACCAGCAGATTCAACTGAGTGGTTTGCTTACGGTAATTATAAAGTTGAAAATAATATGTTGATAGAACATGTTGAATATGGCTCGTTAACCATGGACAATATAATGAAACAACGTTCCTCTTTTGATTATGAATTAATTATAACTCAAGACACTTTTAGTCAAGTAGAACTTGATGAAAATGGTTCCAGAATTTATTCCGAAAACTATAAAAGACTAGAATAAAAAAAGCTTCAGTTTCCACTGAAGCTTTTAAAGTCGGGGTGGCAGGATTCGAACCTGCGACCTCCGCGTCCCAAACGCGGCGCGATAACCGGGCTACGCTACACCCCGAAACTGGTTATCTTTTCCTAAAACATCCTGTTTTTGGAGGTGCAAATATATACCTTTTCTTTAAATTAGAATAAAAATTATTA is a window of Olleya sp. YS DNA encoding:
- a CDS encoding NAD-dependent succinate-semialdehyde dehydrogenase is translated as MKKSITTKNPYTGQVLKEYQYHSKNDIENILNTSDKTFENWKKTDIKHRTDLLQNLANLLEQHKEKYAKLMMEEMGKPITQGIAEVEKCAKLCDFYIANADHFLADQIIETEAKESFISYDPLGVILSIMPWNYPLWQVFRFAVPTLTAGNVGLLKHASNTTGSALEIENIFIEAGYPKGCFQTLLTDHETIESIIGNKIIKAVTLTGSEKAGRSIAEVAGKNLKKTVLELGGNNACIILDDANLDKYIDTIVKARMQNNGQSCIAAKRFIVTENIYDEFLEMFTKKIEGLTIGNPDSKDTYISVMAKQGLAEELENQVKKSLEKGAVIHYGNERKNAYYQPTIITNVTSNMPIFEEETFGPVAAVIKVKDKQEAFKTAANSRFGLGTMVFSENIKEIYDDISNVPDGALFINEMVKSDPRLPFGGTKASGYGRELSKEGILEFVNIKTVYINK